From Anopheles coluzzii chromosome 3, AcolN3, whole genome shotgun sequence, the proteins below share one genomic window:
- the LOC120958305 gene encoding low density lipoprotein receptor adapter protein 1-like translates to MAFFKSIWKNSSKHKKLCEELALANSIRDFSENHDELEDGSNEAISYSVKYLGNTPVPTPRSENATAEAVKSIITAAKGNKKLQRVSLSISPKGIEMIDTGTGETLLQVSIYQISYCSADANHDHVFAFVGCTLGSEAEVKEMCFRRTAEEINLEGPLVCHAFLCQKRKMAQTVTLTVARSFERAFQIWQSKQFHAERKRKELEERMERELRGSQELVRKAATSDSNGSAGQQRDESECRSLLIDFNSELTEICSDAHHHRELLQNTWVSFEDDQKPQEFLAVPTLSSNSGWSGMAICSN, encoded by the exons ATGGCCTTCTTCAAGAGCATCTGGAAAAATAGCTCCAAGCACAAGA aGTTGTGCGAGGAGCTTGCGTTAGCGAACAGTATTCGAGATTTTTCCGAAAATCACGACGAACTGGAGGACGGTTCGAACGAAGCCATCAGCTACAGCGTGAAGTACCTCGGCAACACACCCGTCCCTACTCCGCGGTCCGAGAATGCTACGGCGGAAGCGGTCAAGAGCATCATAACCGCAGCCAAGG GTAACAAGAAGCTGCAGCGCGTCTCACTGTCGATCTCACCGAAGGGTATCGAGATGATCGACACCGGTACCGGCGAAACGCTGCTCCAGGTGTCGATCTACCAGATCTCGTACTGCTCGGCCGACGCCAACCACGATCACGTGTTTGCGTTCGTCGGCTGCACGCTCGGCTCGGAGGCGGAGGTGAAGGAGATGTGCTTCCGGCGCACGGCGGAGGAGATCAACCTCGAGGGACCGCTCGTGTGCCATGCCTTCCTGTGCCAGAAGCGCAAGATGGCGCAAACCGTCACGCTGACGGTGGCGCGCAGCTTCGAGCGTGCGTTCCAGATCTGGCAGAGCAAGCAGTTCCACGCGGAACGCAAGCGCAAGGAGCTGGAGGAGCGCATGGAGCGGGAGCTGCGCGGTAGCCAGGAACTGGTGCGTAAAGCTGCAACGAGCGATTCGAACGGCAGTGCCGGGCAGCAGCGGGATGAGAGCGAATGTCGCAGCTTGCTGATCGATTTTAACTCCGAGCTGACGGAGATCTGCTCCGACGCGCACCATCATCGGGAGCTTCTGCAGAACACTTGG GTATCATTTGAAGATGATCAAAAGCCACAAGAGTTTCTCGCGGTGCCAACACTATCTTCCAACTCCGGCTGGAGCGGGATGGCCATCTGCTCAAACTGA
- the LOC120955360 gene encoding general transcription factor IIH subunit 3 encodes MDENKDASLLVIVLDTNPSQRIIREKPHNLTQCLDSIVAFANAHLMQKAQNKLAVLACHHHATQFLYPTPGKPLDIRQVDGQYEVFTLVEKTIKQKLAHMINTAPPLTTPTESLLAGSMSMALCYIARINRNKAPGSKINSRVLVVTGSNECASQYMTYMNVFFTAQKQGVVVDVCALDKALSLLQQGCDITGGQYLRLEQLEGFLQYLLWVFLPDPQMRCKLVLPPPVKVDYRAACFCHRELIDIGYVCSVCLSIFCKFSPICTTCHTVFKAPAPIAAKPKKKKLKA; translated from the exons ATGGACG AAAACAAAGACGCCAGCTTGCTGGTAATCGTGCTCGATACCAATCCCTCCCAGCGCATTATCCGCGAGAAGCCGCACAACCTCACGCAATGTCTGGACTCGATCGTGGCGTTCGCGAACGCACACCTGATGCAGAAGGCACAGAACAAGCTGGCAGTGTTGGCCTGCCATCATCATGCGAC CCAGTTCCTGTACCCGACACCCGGCAAACCGCTCGACATCCGGCAGGTCGACGGGCAGTACGAAGTGTTTACACTGGTGGAGAAAACGATCAAGCAGAAGCTAGCGCACATGATCAACACTGCGCCACCTTTAACGACACCTACCGAGTCCCTGCTGGCCGGCAGCATGTCGATGGCACTCTGCTACATTGCACGG aTAAATCGCAACAAAGCACCCGGTTCGAAGATTAACTCGCGTGTGCTGGTCGTCACCGGGAGTAATGAGTGTGCCTCACAGTACATGACGTACATGAACGTGTTCTTCACCGCACAAAAGCAGGGCGTGGTTGTAGATGTGTGTGCCCTCGATAAGGCGCTTagtttgctgcagcaagggTGCGATATTACCGGCGGGCAGTACCTTCGGCTGGAGCAGCTGGAGGGTTTTCTACAGTATCTTTTG TGGGTATTCCTGCCCGATCCGCAGATGCGCTGCAAGCTCGTCCTTCCGCCTCCGGTGAAGGTGGACTACCGTGCTGCATGTTTCTGCCACCGCGAGCTGATCGACATCGGTTACGTTTGCTCCGTTTGTTTGTCCATCTTCTGCAAATTCAGTCCCATCTGTACCACCTGCCA TACCGTCTTCAAAGCACCGGCACCGATCGCAGCCAAaccgaagaaaaagaagcttaAAGCGTGA
- the LOC120955358 gene encoding 5-methylcytosine rRNA methyltransferase NSUN4 produces the protein MLRPTHRLPLILQRFRHAKTHWSELRKKQFPKDRALENFDDFYGSVFGARWKSVRIALQCEHKYIALVNQFGDTEDTIRLLQSDGAISLRDIYLARQSALANGEDQQQQLPAGGKVFKMGDRVAAFQANQERAETDSLYRANPSAAPSSLSTSNSGSDSSAEAKVVDYKQSLDKSLKDDSEIDYQRMVDPAVGTAAALHEFVPASKLKGMEDYVFESEHYKYYSNSTDFPLKIEMDESFTIPEQLHLYTYERANVSTFRSPRKCSTGVLSHFLFDGASCLPPLALNVQPGDRVLDACAAPGGKSLLLLQTLHPGTMVMNDLQESRCNRIRQLMRQYLYDFDEKWKQKRCFITQSDARNLQEHSMYDRVLVDVPCTNDRHSVMENDNNIFKPSRVKERLRLPELQASILGNCLKLLRPGGTLVYSTCSLSPVQNDGVVHMALSNVFSEIGMTVTIKDLSLMMQPLTDIFKFANPTTLKYGQLVLPFLPANFGPMYICKMVRNE, from the exons ATGCTGCGACCGACTCACCGGCTACCCTTAATTTTACAACGCTTTCGGCATGCAAAAACGCATTGG TCCGAGCTGCGGAAGAAACAGTTCCCCAAGGACCGGGCGCTGGAAAACTTTGACGATTTCTACGGCTCCGTGTTTGGGGCACGATGGAAAAGCGTCCGGATAGCGCTGCAGTGCGAACACAAGTACATCGCACTGGTGAACCAGTTCGGCGACACGGAGGACACTATCCGGCTGCTCCAATCGGATGGGGCAATAAGCTTACGGGACATTTACTTGGCTCGCCAGAGCGCACTGGCGAACGGCGAagatcagcagcaacagttgcCCGCCGGTGGTAAAGTGTTCAAGATGGGTGACCGCGTTGCCGCCTTCCAGGCGAATCAGGAGCGTGCGGAAACGGACAGTTTGTACCGGGCTAATCCGAGTGCGGCGCCCAGCAGCTTGAGCACATCGAACAGTGGGAGCGATTCTTCCGCGGAAGCAAAGGTGGTCGATTACAAGCAATCGCTCGACAAAAGCTTGAAGGATGATTCGGAGATCGACTACCAGCGCATGGTCGATCCGGCTGTTGGTACGGCAGCGGCACTGCACGAGTTTGTGCCCGCCTCGAAGCTGAAAGGCATGGAGGACTACGTGTTCGAGTCGGAGCATTACAAATACTACAGCAACAGTACCGATTTTCCGCTCAAAATCGAAATGGACGAATCGTTCACCATCCCGGAACAGCTGCACCTGTACACGTACGAACGGGCGAACGTGTCCACCTTTCGCAGTCCCCGCAAGTGTAGCACGGGGGTGTTGTCGCACTTCCTGTTCGATGGAGCTTCCTGTTTGCCCCCGCTAGCGCTCAACGTGCAGCCGGGCGATCGGGTGCTGGATGCCTGTGCGGCACCGGGTGGCAAATCGTTGCTCCTGCTGCAAACCCTGCACCCCGGCACGATGGTAATGAACGATCTGCAGGAGAGCCGCTGCAACCGAATCCGCCAGCTGATGCGCCAGTATTTGTACGATTTCGACGAGAAGTGGAAGCAGAAGCGCTGCTTCATCACGCAGTCCGATGCGCGCAACCTGCAGGAGCACTCGATGTACGATCGGGTGCTGGTGGACGTACCGTGCACGAACGATCGCCACTCGGTGATGGAGAACGAtaacaacattttcaaaccGTCGCGCGTGAAGGAGCGGCTACGGTTGCCCGAACTGCAGGCGAGCATATTGGGCAATTGCTTGAAGCTGTTGCGACCAGGGGGAACGCTCGTGTACTCCACGTGCAGCCTAAGCCCGGTACAGAACGATGGTGTGGTGCATATGGCGCTGAGCAACGTGTTCAGTGAGATCGGAATGACCGTTACGATCAA AGACCTCAGCCTAATGATGCAACCGCTGACGGATATCTTTAAATTTGCAAACCCGACCACGCTCAAGTACGGGCAGCTTGTGCTTCCCTTCCTGCCCGCCAACTTCGGACCAATGTACATCTGCAAAATGGTTCGGAATGAGTAG